In the Gemmatimonadaceae bacterium genome, one interval contains:
- a CDS encoding GreA/GreB family elongation factor, producing MIEELKAKLGEEVERLQRELSITLPQEIKRAVEHGDLRENSEYKAALERQQFVQARLGQLRQRLSKLSQIDVAQIPTDRVGLGSEVTVEDEKTGKRETYSLVFGDAMEFQDGHVTMSSLIGLAVVGKALGEVAVLKLPAGVRRLKVVDLKTIHDSTSV from the coding sequence ATGATCGAAGAGCTCAAGGCCAAACTCGGCGAAGAAGTGGAGCGTCTCCAGCGCGAGCTCAGCATCACGCTCCCGCAGGAGATCAAGCGCGCGGTGGAGCACGGCGACCTGCGCGAGAACAGCGAGTACAAGGCCGCGCTCGAGCGGCAGCAGTTCGTGCAGGCGCGGCTGGGCCAGCTCCGCCAGCGCCTGAGCAAGCTGTCGCAGATCGACGTCGCGCAGATTCCGACCGATCGAGTCGGGCTCGGCTCGGAGGTCACGGTCGAGGACGAGAAGACCGGCAAGCGGGAGACGTACAGCCTAGTGTTCGGCGACGCCATGGAGTTCCAGGACGGTCACGTCACGATGTCGTCGCTGATCGGTCTCGCGGTCGTCGGAAAGGCTCTGGGCGAGGTTGCGGTGCTCAAGTTGCCGGCGGGCGTGCGGCGGCTGAAGGTCGTCGACCTCAAGACGATTCACGATTCGACTTCCGTCTAG
- a CDS encoding TIGR00730 family Rossman fold protein — translation MKKKRKDTVKPATRPGKSPSAGKKQPTRRKKGARTATGKPMSPAVLASAEESALAGLKERTEVGHMKAGRMPPSRVEDTRQAGATRVIDEAIRDHIVETEDEKFLQHPRAEADFVKSDPWRVLRIMSEFIEGFDVLAQTEKGVAVFGSARIGPDDPQYDKAVEVSRLLAEAGFSIITGAGPGIMEAANKGARLGDGPSIGCNIELPFEQGANPYVDTLVNFRYFFVRKTMFIKYSSAFIIFPGGFGTLDELFEAVTLIQTGKIYQFPVILMGRRYWAGLLRWLQARVLLEQKISPGDLDLLFLTDDPEEAAQAVITAFNAKR, via the coding sequence ATGAAGAAGAAGCGAAAAGATACCGTAAAGCCCGCGACGCGCCCCGGGAAGTCGCCGTCCGCCGGCAAGAAGCAGCCGACACGCCGCAAGAAAGGCGCGCGCACGGCAACCGGGAAGCCGATGAGCCCGGCCGTGCTGGCTTCGGCGGAAGAGTCGGCGCTGGCGGGGCTCAAGGAGCGCACCGAAGTCGGCCACATGAAGGCCGGACGCATGCCGCCGTCGCGCGTCGAGGACACGCGGCAGGCCGGAGCGACGCGCGTGATCGACGAAGCCATCCGCGATCACATCGTCGAGACGGAAGACGAGAAGTTCCTGCAGCATCCCCGCGCGGAAGCCGATTTTGTCAAGAGCGACCCGTGGCGCGTCCTGCGAATCATGAGCGAGTTCATCGAAGGCTTCGACGTGCTCGCGCAGACCGAGAAGGGCGTCGCCGTGTTCGGCTCGGCGCGCATCGGTCCCGATGACCCGCAGTACGACAAGGCGGTCGAGGTCTCGCGGCTGCTGGCCGAGGCCGGGTTCTCGATCATCACGGGCGCGGGCCCGGGCATCATGGAAGCGGCCAACAAGGGCGCGCGCCTCGGCGACGGCCCGTCCATCGGCTGCAACATCGAGCTGCCCTTCGAGCAGGGCGCGAACCCGTACGTCGACACCCTGGTGAACTTCCGCTACTTCTTCGTGCGGAAGACGATGTTCATCAAGTACTCCTCGGCGTTCATAATCTTCCCCGGCGGCTTCGGCACGCTGGACGAGCTGTTTGAGGCGGTCACGCTCATTCAGACGGGCAAGATCTACCAGTTCCCCGTGATCCTCATGGGGCGCCGGTACTGGGCCGGCCTGCTGCGCTGGCTGCAGGCGCGCGTCCTGCTGGAGCAGAAGATCTCTCCGGGCGATCTGGACCTGCTCTTTCTCACGGACGACCCGGAAGAAGCGGCGCAGGCGGTGATTACTGCATTTAACGCAAAAAGGTGA
- a CDS encoding alkaline phosphatase family protein, translated as MPIIILVADGARTDTLRAAIDSGALPAMARMQAEGGLHEITSVFPSVTGPAYTPFLLGKHPGSVGMPGLRWYDRSRKDCAGPGHSRSYVGSEMRMVDRDLERGSPTMFELAPNSLAAMSMVTRGLRPSRNLTRGPAFAARTAFTHFRGDVQGWLDIDRAVSRRLVSTMRKQKPYFVFAAFTGVDKVSHACGQASDDVTAALRIVDDTVAHIRGDLEHRGLWDMTHLWVVSDHGHTAIRGHDDLAGVLTQLGLRPIWHPWGLLTRDPRTAVMVSGNAMAHLYLDLKSGKRRWWPSLASEWSGLAASLLARDSTDLMLLPHGDARCEIRSRAAGTAMLEWTGDGYSYRPASGDPLGIGEHAGLSGDESRALTVGSEYPDALVQIARLARSPRSGDIILSAAREWDLRARFEPIPHISSHGALHRDHMLVPLLVSRPLARAPLRTVDLMPSALDGLGLPHPPGLEGRSFL; from the coding sequence TTGCCGATTATAATCCTCGTCGCCGACGGCGCACGCACCGATACCCTTCGAGCCGCGATCGACTCGGGCGCGCTCCCCGCCATGGCACGAATGCAGGCGGAGGGTGGTCTGCACGAGATCACCTCCGTCTTCCCTTCGGTGACCGGTCCGGCGTACACGCCGTTCCTGCTGGGGAAGCACCCAGGGTCCGTGGGGATGCCCGGACTCCGCTGGTACGACCGCTCGCGCAAGGACTGCGCCGGGCCCGGGCACTCGCGCAGCTACGTCGGCAGCGAGATGCGGATGGTGGACCGCGATCTGGAGCGGGGATCTCCGACGATGTTCGAGCTGGCGCCCAACTCGCTGGCCGCGATGAGCATGGTCACTCGCGGGCTTCGCCCCTCCCGGAACCTCACCCGCGGTCCCGCTTTCGCCGCGCGCACCGCGTTCACGCACTTCCGCGGCGACGTCCAGGGCTGGCTGGACATCGACCGCGCTGTCTCGCGCCGGCTCGTCTCGACGATGCGGAAGCAGAAACCGTATTTCGTTTTCGCCGCGTTCACGGGCGTCGACAAGGTATCGCACGCGTGCGGGCAGGCTTCCGACGACGTGACCGCCGCGCTCCGCATCGTGGACGACACGGTCGCCCACATCCGGGGCGATCTCGAGCACAGGGGGCTCTGGGACATGACGCACCTCTGGGTCGTCAGCGATCACGGGCATACGGCCATACGCGGGCACGACGACCTCGCTGGCGTGCTCACGCAGCTCGGACTCCGCCCGATCTGGCACCCGTGGGGACTGTTAACGCGTGACCCGCGCACGGCGGTGATGGTGAGCGGCAACGCGATGGCGCATCTATACCTCGACCTGAAATCGGGAAAGCGGCGTTGGTGGCCTTCGCTCGCGAGCGAGTGGAGCGGACTCGCCGCAAGTCTGCTGGCGCGCGACTCGACCGATCTCATGCTGCTGCCGCACGGCGACGCCCGCTGCGAGATCCGCTCGCGCGCCGCAGGGACGGCCATGCTCGAGTGGACCGGTGACGGCTATTCGTACCGGCCCGCTAGCGGCGACCCTCTCGGGATCGGCGAACACGCCGGCCTGAGCGGAGACGAATCGCGCGCCCTGACGGTGGGAAGCGAGTACCCGGATGCGCTGGTTCAGATCGCGCGTCTCGCGCGCTCGCCGCGGTCGGGAGACATCATACTGTCCGCGGCGCGCGAGTGGGACCTGCGCGCGCGCTTCGAGCCGATACCGCACATCTCGTCGCACGGCGCGCTGCACCGCGATCACATGCTGGTGCCGCTGCTGGTCAGCAGGCCGCTCGCGCGGGCTCCGCTGCGAACCGTGGATCTGATGCCGAGCGCTCTGGACGGACTCGGTCTCCCGCATCCACCGGGCCTCGAGGGCAGATCCTTCCTCTGA
- a CDS encoding metallophosphoesterase family protein — protein MASRHLIGLISDTHGLLRPDVHDELAGVELILHAGDVGGEDILHELRTIAPTLAVRGNTDAPAPHLESEIIQEIGGLSVHVSHGHELGRPTPERLLARYPQDVLVYGHTHKPFLLKWEGRVVVNPGAAGQRRFDLEPSVARLRISDGIADVEFITLSASE, from the coding sequence ATGGCTTCCCGACACCTGATCGGCCTCATCTCGGACACGCACGGCCTGCTGCGGCCCGACGTGCACGACGAGCTGGCCGGCGTCGAGCTGATCCTGCACGCGGGAGACGTGGGCGGCGAGGACATCCTGCACGAGCTGCGCACGATCGCGCCGACGCTCGCGGTTCGCGGCAACACGGACGCGCCGGCGCCGCATCTCGAGAGCGAGATAATCCAGGAGATCGGCGGGCTGAGCGTGCACGTGAGTCACGGGCACGAGCTCGGGCGTCCGACGCCGGAGCGCCTGCTGGCGCGCTATCCGCAGGACGTTCTCGTGTACGGCCACACGCACAAGCCTTTCCTGCTGAAGTGGGAAGGACGGGTCGTCGTGAACCCCGGAGCCGCCGGTCAGCGCAGGTTCGATCTCGAGCCCAGCGTCGCGCGACTGCGGATATCCGACGGAATCGCTGACGTCGAGTTCATCACGCTGAGCGCGAGCGAGTGA
- the queG gene encoding tRNA epoxyqueuosine(34) reductase QueG — translation MRIEDSLKSRARALGFDLVGIARLGPAETAPMFDEWVARGFAGDMAYLERGAGKRADPRRVFENVKSAVVVGMNYGGTAPIGPVARYARGDDYHDVMTERLRALHAWLNTELGREVAGKAYVDTGPILERDLARKAGLGWFGKNTMLLNPEIGSFFFIGALLLDLDLQEDAPFEADRCGTCARCLDACPTDAFIAPRVLDATRCVSYLTIELKGDIPEEFHSAIGENVYGCDICQDVCPWNVSFSRNLPDDSPFSAREMLAGKNARQLALDLLAMSQEEFTVPFRKSPMKRAKLRGLQRNAAVVLGNGTSQ, via the coding sequence ATGAGGATCGAGGATTCGCTCAAGTCCCGCGCCCGCGCGCTTGGCTTCGATCTCGTCGGGATCGCCAGGCTCGGGCCCGCGGAGACCGCGCCGATGTTCGACGAGTGGGTCGCGCGCGGCTTCGCCGGCGACATGGCGTATCTGGAGCGCGGCGCCGGGAAACGCGCCGATCCGCGCCGCGTGTTCGAGAACGTCAAGTCGGCGGTGGTTGTCGGAATGAACTACGGCGGCACCGCTCCCATCGGGCCCGTCGCCAGATACGCGCGCGGCGATGATTATCACGACGTGATGACGGAACGGCTGCGCGCGTTACATGCCTGGCTCAACACCGAGCTCGGGCGCGAGGTCGCCGGCAAGGCATACGTTGACACCGGACCGATTCTCGAGCGTGACCTCGCGCGCAAAGCCGGGCTCGGCTGGTTCGGCAAGAACACGATGTTGCTCAACCCGGAGATCGGCTCGTTCTTCTTCATCGGCGCGCTGCTGCTCGATCTCGACCTCCAGGAGGACGCGCCGTTCGAGGCCGACCGATGCGGCACGTGCGCTCGCTGCCTCGATGCGTGTCCCACCGATGCTTTCATCGCGCCGCGCGTGCTCGACGCCACGCGGTGCGTGTCATACCTCACCATCGAGCTCAAGGGCGACATTCCTGAGGAGTTTCACTCCGCCATCGGTGAGAATGTGTACGGCTGCGACATCTGTCAGGACGTGTGCCCCTGGAACGTGAGCTTCTCGCGCAACCTGCCTGATGACTCACCCTTCAGCGCGCGGGAGATGCTCGCCGGCAAGAACGCGCGGCAGCTCGCGCTCGACCTGCTGGCCATGTCGCAGGAGGAGTTCACGGTGCCGTTCCGCAAGTCGCCGATGAAGAGAGCGAAACTGCGAGGCTTGCAGCGGAACGCGGCGGTGGTGCTGGGAAATGGGACCTCCCAATGA
- a CDS encoding MFS transporter yields the protein MSPAAPKGALALGLRENWRQFWLLVLVNAFVGAMVGLERTVLPLLAEAEFGVASKSAALSFIATFGVVKALTNFFAGRLGDRYGRRRVLLAGWVFALPVPLLVIWAPTWSWIVFANVLLGINQGLTWSITIIMKIDLVGPKRRGLAMGLNEFAGYLAVAFAALGTGYIAAAYGYRPAPFYLGIAFAAIGLALSLFFVRETQQHSALEATTFEQRSTARDYGGDVSARELFARVSWRDPALASASQAGMVNNLNDGLAWGLFPLFFAAAGLDVAQIGVLSFTYPAVWGVLQLWTGAASDRLGRRRLIAGGMLLQGVALGAIALVRGFWPWMGAAALLGVGTAMVYPTLLAAIGDVAHPRWRGSAVGIYRLWRDSGYAVGALLAGVVADLFGMAWAIGVVALLTLASGLAVVWRMPETLRR from the coding sequence TTGAGCCCGGCGGCTCCCAAGGGAGCGCTCGCGCTCGGGCTGCGGGAGAACTGGCGGCAGTTCTGGCTGCTGGTGCTCGTCAACGCGTTCGTGGGAGCGATGGTGGGGCTCGAGCGCACCGTGCTCCCGCTGCTCGCGGAAGCCGAGTTCGGCGTGGCCAGCAAGAGCGCCGCGCTGTCGTTCATAGCGACGTTCGGCGTCGTGAAGGCGCTCACCAATTTCTTCGCCGGGCGCCTGGGCGATCGCTACGGCCGCAGGCGCGTCCTGCTCGCGGGCTGGGTGTTCGCGCTGCCGGTGCCGCTGCTCGTGATATGGGCGCCCACCTGGTCGTGGATCGTCTTCGCCAACGTGCTCCTTGGGATAAACCAGGGGCTGACATGGTCCATCACGATCATCATGAAGATCGATCTCGTCGGCCCGAAGCGGCGCGGACTGGCGATGGGTCTCAACGAGTTCGCCGGCTATCTCGCCGTTGCGTTCGCCGCGCTGGGCACCGGCTACATCGCCGCGGCGTACGGCTACCGTCCGGCGCCGTTCTACCTCGGCATCGCCTTCGCCGCGATCGGTCTGGCGCTGTCGCTCTTCTTCGTGCGGGAGACGCAGCAACACTCGGCGCTGGAGGCAACGACCTTCGAGCAGCGCTCGACCGCGCGGGATTACGGCGGCGACGTGTCCGCGCGGGAGCTCTTCGCCCGCGTGAGCTGGCGGGATCCGGCGCTGGCGAGCGCGAGCCAGGCTGGAATGGTCAACAACCTGAACGACGGTCTCGCGTGGGGGCTGTTTCCGCTTTTCTTCGCGGCGGCGGGGCTGGATGTCGCGCAGATCGGAGTCTTGAGCTTTACGTATCCCGCGGTCTGGGGCGTGTTGCAGCTCTGGACCGGCGCCGCGTCGGATCGTCTGGGGCGCAGGCGCCTGATCGCGGGCGGCATGCTGCTGCAGGGAGTGGCGTTGGGCGCGATCGCCCTCGTGCGCGGCTTCTGGCCGTGGATGGGTGCCGCCGCGCTACTCGGCGTGGGGACCGCGATGGTCTATCCGACGCTGCTCGCCGCGATAGGCGACGTCGCGCATCCGCGCTGGCGCGGCTCGGCCGTGGGCATCTACCGGTTGTGGCGCGACAGCGGCTACGCCGTGGGGGCGCTGCTCGCGGGCGTGGTGGCGGACCTGTTCGGGATGGCGTGGGCGATCGGCGTCGTCGCGCTGCTCACTCTCGCGTCCGGCCTGGCTGTCGTCTGGCGCATGCCGGAGACGCTCCGCCGATGA
- a CDS encoding tRNA-binding protein, translated as MKTVTPEQFFEVDIRVGRIISAEYFPEARKPAIKLTIDFGEIGIKRSSAQLTLHYEPEALVGKLVVGVVNFPPRQIGPFVSEVLVLGACPAPGDVVLLGPDADVAPGTRIA; from the coding sequence TTGAAGACGGTCACGCCCGAGCAGTTTTTCGAGGTCGACATCCGCGTCGGCCGGATCATTTCCGCCGAGTACTTTCCCGAGGCGAGGAAGCCCGCGATCAAGCTGACGATCGATTTCGGGGAGATCGGGATCAAGCGGTCGAGCGCGCAGCTCACGCTGCACTACGAGCCGGAGGCTCTCGTCGGAAAGCTGGTGGTGGGCGTCGTGAACTTCCCGCCGCGGCAGATCGGACCGTTCGTATCCGAGGTGCTCGTGCTCGGCGCGTGTCCGGCGCCCGGCGACGTGGTGCTGCTCGGCCCCGACGCGGATGTCGCTCCCGGCACGCGCATAGCTTGA
- a CDS encoding NAD(P)-dependent alcohol dehydrogenase, translated as MKTAAYAAPSKTAQLGPLAIDRREPGPHDVLIDIRFCGVCHSDIHQVRDEWGGSIYPMVPGHEIVGTVARAGERVARWKPGDVVGVGCFVDSCRRCAACKAGEEQYCEKGMTPTYNGRERDGKTPTFGGYSTRITVNEDYVVRIPEGIPLEGAAPLLCAGITTYSPLRHFGVKAGDRVAIVGLGGLGHMGVKIAKAMGAHVTVLSHSPGKREDALQLGADEFLATDDSTVFARNKNRFDFILDTVSATHDYNAYLRMLCLDGTMVLVGIPDPSLVSAGPLVSRRRRLAGSSIGGIRETQEMLDFCAEHGLQADVEVIAMDRINEAYERMLRSDVRYRFVIDTATIQSS; from the coding sequence TTGAAGACTGCAGCCTACGCCGCGCCGTCGAAGACCGCGCAGCTCGGTCCGCTCGCCATCGACCGGCGCGAGCCCGGCCCGCACGACGTCCTGATCGACATCCGCTTCTGCGGCGTGTGCCACTCGGACATCCATCAGGTGCGTGACGAGTGGGGCGGCTCGATCTATCCGATGGTGCCGGGCCACGAGATCGTCGGAACCGTCGCCCGCGCGGGCGAGCGTGTCGCCCGCTGGAAGCCCGGCGACGTCGTGGGAGTGGGGTGCTTCGTGGATTCGTGCCGGCGGTGCGCCGCGTGCAAGGCCGGCGAGGAGCAATACTGCGAGAAGGGGATGACCCCGACCTACAACGGGCGGGAGCGCGACGGAAAAACGCCGACATTCGGCGGCTACTCCACGCGCATCACCGTGAACGAGGATTACGTCGTCCGGATTCCGGAGGGAATTCCGCTCGAGGGAGCGGCGCCGCTGCTGTGCGCCGGCATCACGACTTACTCCCCGCTGCGGCACTTCGGCGTGAAGGCCGGAGACCGGGTCGCGATCGTCGGGCTCGGCGGCCTGGGGCACATGGGCGTCAAGATCGCGAAAGCCATGGGCGCGCACGTCACCGTGCTCAGCCACTCGCCCGGCAAGCGCGAGGACGCGCTCCAGCTTGGCGCCGACGAGTTCCTCGCGACCGACGACTCCACCGTGTTCGCCAGGAACAAGAACCGGTTCGATTTCATTCTCGACACAGTCTCCGCGACGCACGATTACAACGCCTATCTCCGGATGCTTTGCCTCGACGGGACGATGGTGCTGGTCGGGATACCGGATCCTTCGTTGGTCTCGGCGGGTCCGCTGGTCTCCCGCCGGCGGAGGCTGGCGGGCTCGTCGATCGGCGGGATCCGGGAGACGCAGGAGATGCTGGACTTCTGCGCCGAGCACGGCTTGCAGGCCGACGTCGAGGTAATCGCCATGGATCGGATCAACGAGGCGTACGAGCGAATGCTCCGGAGCGACGTGCGCTACCGGTTCGTGATCGACACTGCAACGATTCAGAGCAGTTGA